A part of Brassica rapa cultivar Chiifu-401-42 chromosome A05, CAAS_Brap_v3.01, whole genome shotgun sequence genomic DNA contains:
- the LOC103868653 gene encoding uncharacterized protein LOC103868653 isoform X2, producing MGGGDDVGSPVLVGALILDVHAKPSSTAPISGTTVPGQVLFAPGGVARNVAECIFKLGIRPFMIGALGIDGPGILRREDITTPIVSLVYDIHGEVAAGVARVDAVEKFLTPDWIQRFEPNISSAPVLVIDANLSDLALEASCKLAAEFNVPVWFEPVSVTKSQRIASIAKYVTVVSPNQHELIAMANTLCARNMFKTLEPEVNKLLPQDVFCALKPAILVLLETGIKVVIVTLGSNGALLCSKGNPNKALDINRKLSGEMFKRVQFTCSPNRFSEPGLSHGSSLFAMHFPTVPAKVKKLTGAGDCLVGGTVASLSDGLDLFQSLAVGIASAKAAVESDDNVPPEFDLDLLTDDAELVYSGARMLLAHQSML from the exons ATGGGAGGGGGAGATGATGTGGGTTCGCCAGTCCTAGTCGGTGCTCTGATTCTGGATGTTCACGCAAAGCCTTCTTCAACCGCACCAATCTCCGGAACCACCGTCCCAGGCCAG GTGTTGTTTGCACCTGGTGGTGTAGCGAGAAATGTAGCTGAATGCATCTTCAAGCTTGGAATAAGACCCTTCATGATTGGTGCTTTGGGGATCGATGGCCCAG GAATCTTGAGACGTGAAGACATCACTACTCCCATTGTATCTCTTGTATATGACATTCACGGAGAAGTTGCTGCTGGCGTTGCCCGTGTGGATGCTGTT GAGAAGTTTCTGACACCTGACTGGATCCAGCGGTTTGAACCAAACATAAGCTCCGCTCCTGTCCTTGTGATTGATGCCAATCTTAGCGATCTTGCTTTGGAAGCATCTTGCAAAT tGGCTGCAGAGTTCAATGTTCCTGTCTGGTTTGAGCCCGTGTCTGTCACAAAGTCCCAGAGAATCGCCTCAATCGCCAAGTAT GTAACTGTAGTATCACCAAACCAACACGAGCTCATAGCAATGGCCAACACTCTCTGCGCAAGGAACATGTTCAAAACCCTTGAACCAGAAGTCAACAAGCTTTTACCACAAGATGTTTTCTGTGCGTTGAAGCCAGCTATTTTGGTTCTTCTTGAAACTGGTATTAAAGTTGTTATTGTAACACTTGGCTCCAATGGAGCTCTCCTATGCTCAAAGGGTAATCCGAATAAGGCTCTCGACATAAACCGGAAGCTTAGTGGAGAGATGTTCAAAAGGGTACAATTCACATGTTCACCGAACCGGTTTTCTGAACCGGGATTGAGTCACGGCTCGAGTCTTTTTGCGATGCATTTCCCAACCGTCCCAGCCAAAGTCAAGAAGCTTACTGGTGCAGGGGATTGCCTAGTAGGCGGTACAGTTGCGTCGCTGAGCGATGGTTTAGATCTGTTCCAGAGTTTAGCGGTTGGCATTGCTTCTGCTAAAGCTGCGGTTGAGTCAGATGATAATGTGCCTCCTGAGTTCGACCTCGATCTTCTTACTG ATGATGCGGAGTTGGTTTACAGTGGCGCCAGGATGTTGTTGGCTCATCAGTCAATGCTGTGA
- the LOC103868653 gene encoding uncharacterized protein LOC103868653 isoform X3, translating into MHLQAWNKTLHDWCFGDRWPSVLLKDWQLSTEGILRREDITTPIVSLVYDIHGEVAAGVARVDAVEKFLTPDWIQRFEPNISSAPVLVIDANLSDLALEASCKLAAEFNVPVWFEPVSVTKSQRIASIAKYVTVVSPNQHELIAMANTLCARNMFKTLEPEVNKLLPQDVFCALKPAILVLLETGIKVVIVTLGSNGALLCSKGNPNKALDINRKLSGEMFKRVQFTCSPNRFSEPGLSHGSSLFAMHFPTVPAKVKKLTGAGDCLVGGTVASLSDGLDLFQSLAVGIASAKAAVESDDNVPPEFDLDLLTDDAELVYSGARMLLAHQSML; encoded by the exons ATGCATCTTCAAGCTTGGAATAAGACCCTTCATGATTGGTGCTTTGGGGATCGATGGCCCAG TGTATTATTGAAAGACTGGCAGCTCTCTACCGAAG GAATCTTGAGACGTGAAGACATCACTACTCCCATTGTATCTCTTGTATATGACATTCACGGAGAAGTTGCTGCTGGCGTTGCCCGTGTGGATGCTGTT GAGAAGTTTCTGACACCTGACTGGATCCAGCGGTTTGAACCAAACATAAGCTCCGCTCCTGTCCTTGTGATTGATGCCAATCTTAGCGATCTTGCTTTGGAAGCATCTTGCAAAT tGGCTGCAGAGTTCAATGTTCCTGTCTGGTTTGAGCCCGTGTCTGTCACAAAGTCCCAGAGAATCGCCTCAATCGCCAAGTAT GTAACTGTAGTATCACCAAACCAACACGAGCTCATAGCAATGGCCAACACTCTCTGCGCAAGGAACATGTTCAAAACCCTTGAACCAGAAGTCAACAAGCTTTTACCACAAGATGTTTTCTGTGCGTTGAAGCCAGCTATTTTGGTTCTTCTTGAAACTGGTATTAAAGTTGTTATTGTAACACTTGGCTCCAATGGAGCTCTCCTATGCTCAAAGGGTAATCCGAATAAGGCTCTCGACATAAACCGGAAGCTTAGTGGAGAGATGTTCAAAAGGGTACAATTCACATGTTCACCGAACCGGTTTTCTGAACCGGGATTGAGTCACGGCTCGAGTCTTTTTGCGATGCATTTCCCAACCGTCCCAGCCAAAGTCAAGAAGCTTACTGGTGCAGGGGATTGCCTAGTAGGCGGTACAGTTGCGTCGCTGAGCGATGGTTTAGATCTGTTCCAGAGTTTAGCGGTTGGCATTGCTTCTGCTAAAGCTGCGGTTGAGTCAGATGATAATGTGCCTCCTGAGTTCGACCTCGATCTTCTTACTG ATGATGCGGAGTTGGTTTACAGTGGCGCCAGGATGTTGTTGGCTCATCAGTCAATGCTGTGA
- the LOC103868653 gene encoding uncharacterized protein LOC103868653 isoform X1, producing the protein MGGGDDVGSPVLVGALILDVHAKPSSTAPISGTTVPGQVLFAPGGVARNVAECIFKLGIRPFMIGALGIDGPASVLLKDWQLSTEGILRREDITTPIVSLVYDIHGEVAAGVARVDAVEKFLTPDWIQRFEPNISSAPVLVIDANLSDLALEASCKLAAEFNVPVWFEPVSVTKSQRIASIAKYVTVVSPNQHELIAMANTLCARNMFKTLEPEVNKLLPQDVFCALKPAILVLLETGIKVVIVTLGSNGALLCSKGNPNKALDINRKLSGEMFKRVQFTCSPNRFSEPGLSHGSSLFAMHFPTVPAKVKKLTGAGDCLVGGTVASLSDGLDLFQSLAVGIASAKAAVESDDNVPPEFDLDLLTDDAELVYSGARMLLAHQSML; encoded by the exons ATGGGAGGGGGAGATGATGTGGGTTCGCCAGTCCTAGTCGGTGCTCTGATTCTGGATGTTCACGCAAAGCCTTCTTCAACCGCACCAATCTCCGGAACCACCGTCCCAGGCCAG GTGTTGTTTGCACCTGGTGGTGTAGCGAGAAATGTAGCTGAATGCATCTTCAAGCTTGGAATAAGACCCTTCATGATTGGTGCTTTGGGGATCGATGGCCCAG CCAGTGTATTATTGAAAGACTGGCAGCTCTCTACCGAAG GAATCTTGAGACGTGAAGACATCACTACTCCCATTGTATCTCTTGTATATGACATTCACGGAGAAGTTGCTGCTGGCGTTGCCCGTGTGGATGCTGTT GAGAAGTTTCTGACACCTGACTGGATCCAGCGGTTTGAACCAAACATAAGCTCCGCTCCTGTCCTTGTGATTGATGCCAATCTTAGCGATCTTGCTTTGGAAGCATCTTGCAAAT tGGCTGCAGAGTTCAATGTTCCTGTCTGGTTTGAGCCCGTGTCTGTCACAAAGTCCCAGAGAATCGCCTCAATCGCCAAGTAT GTAACTGTAGTATCACCAAACCAACACGAGCTCATAGCAATGGCCAACACTCTCTGCGCAAGGAACATGTTCAAAACCCTTGAACCAGAAGTCAACAAGCTTTTACCACAAGATGTTTTCTGTGCGTTGAAGCCAGCTATTTTGGTTCTTCTTGAAACTGGTATTAAAGTTGTTATTGTAACACTTGGCTCCAATGGAGCTCTCCTATGCTCAAAGGGTAATCCGAATAAGGCTCTCGACATAAACCGGAAGCTTAGTGGAGAGATGTTCAAAAGGGTACAATTCACATGTTCACCGAACCGGTTTTCTGAACCGGGATTGAGTCACGGCTCGAGTCTTTTTGCGATGCATTTCCCAACCGTCCCAGCCAAAGTCAAGAAGCTTACTGGTGCAGGGGATTGCCTAGTAGGCGGTACAGTTGCGTCGCTGAGCGATGGTTTAGATCTGTTCCAGAGTTTAGCGGTTGGCATTGCTTCTGCTAAAGCTGCGGTTGAGTCAGATGATAATGTGCCTCCTGAGTTCGACCTCGATCTTCTTACTG ATGATGCGGAGTTGGTTTACAGTGGCGCCAGGATGTTGTTGGCTCATCAGTCAATGCTGTGA
- the LOC103868654 gene encoding probable calcium-binding protein CML34 — MSAKQIFEKFDKNKNGKLSLDEFREAVLAFSLNISEKEVTQMFKDIDVDGDGELSSDEFASSVDKMLKEAFALCDADGDGKITSSEFHAAMIGLGKECTEEKCAEMVKTVDADGNGYLSFEEFMVMIIGEF; from the coding sequence ATGTCTGCAAAACAGATTTTCGAGAAGTTCGACAAGAACAAAAACGGTAAACTCTCGCTAGACGAGTTCCGTGAAGCGGTTCTTGCTTTCTCTCTAAACATTTCTGAGAAAGAAGTCACACAAATGTTCAAGGACATTGATGTGGATGGTGATGGCGAGCTCAGCTCCGACGAGTTTGCTTCATCTGTTGATAAAATGTTGAAAGAAGCTTTTGCTTTATGCGATGCTGACGGTGACGGAAAGATTACTTCCAGTGAGTTCCATGCAGCCATGATTGGGCTTGGGAAGGAATGCACTGAAGAGAAATGTGCCGAGATGGTTAAAACCGTTGATGCAGATGGCAATGGTTATCTGAGCTTCGAAGAGTTTATGGTTATGATAATCGGCGAATTTTAA